The DNA sequence CCCGACGGGAACCGAGCCTCGTCGGAAGGTCTACATCTTCGGCTTCGTCGGGGGACTATTCAAGGTTCAGCCGTTGGCGTTCGGGGTACCAACAGGCCCACCTACAATAGTGAACCCCCAATTCGATATCACCGTTCCGGCAAACCTCGACGCGCTCAGAGGCAAAGCGGTAATCCCCTCGCCGAGAATAGACATGGAAATTGGCGACGAACTATACATTACGCTTGTGAACCTCGGTCTATACCTCACGACCCCGCCCATCCTCGACGTCCATACATATCACCTGCTTTAAAAATACCCAAATGCCGAAAAATAAAACCTAATGCAATTACAAGAAAAATCTGCAAACTAACAGAAAACACGAAAAGCTCCTAAAAGTTGTTTATTAAATCTTCCTTTTTGACTCTCTTATTCTTTGTCTTCCCTCTGAGCCAGCTCTCTATCAATCATCAGCAAACCATTTTTACTATCGCCAACCATCTCAAGTTTAGCAAGAATTTCTGATGCGTTGGCTTCCTCTTCTACCTGCTCATTTACAAACCACTGTAACATTGAAAAAGTCGCTCTATCCTTTTCCTTCTCTGCCAGGTCCACCAACTCATTAATTCTGCTGGTAATGTATCTTTCATGTTCTAATACTGCTTTGAAGGCATCTACCGGATCTTTCCATTCAAATTGAGGCTCTTTTATTTGAGATAATTTTACTCGTCCGCCTCTCTCAATTATATAATGAATGAACTTTTCCGCATGTTCCAGTTCTTCGTGGTATTGAACATACAACCAGTGGTAAAACCCCATTAGATTCTTATCAGCAAAATACACAGCCATGGAAAGGTACAGATAGGCTGAAAAGAGTTCCTCATTCACCTGCTTGTTAAGTGCTTCCTCTAAGTTTTTGCTTAACATTTCTTACCTCCTGTTGCGACTTAATTTTAATCCGATAATGAAACAAATTCAAACTTTGTTTTTTCACACCTCTAACTCTAAAATTGAGCAATGGCAAACTTGAATTACGAACTGGCAAAAGAGCTTCATCAGCATGGAAAACTGGTTGAAGCTAAAATTTACTTTCACAAAGCCCTTGAAGAAGATCCGCATTCTCCCATCATTCTAAGAGACTTTGCTATTCTTCTTATAGACCTTGAAGAGTACGTCAATGCAATAAAATACTTAGACCAAGCAATCCAGCTCTCGGAAGATCCATTTTGCAATTATTACAGAGGCATTGCCTTATACAGACTTGGAAATTTAGAAGAAGCCGAAAAAGAATTGCTTCGTGTTAAGGACACCCTTAAAGGGGCAATGAACGTAAGTGCTGACCTTGGAGATCTTTACTACGACATGGAAAATTTTGAAAAGGCGATAGAATTCTATAAAGAGGCTGTGGAATTTGAGCCCTTTGATCCCATTATCCTTAACAATTTGGCTTTAAGTTATTTCCAAAATGAACAAATCGACTTAGCCATAGAAACCATAAAAAAAGCCATTGAATTAAATCCCATGGAAGCTGAATACTATGACAACCTTGCTATGATGCTTTATGAAAAGGGTGAGGTTGAAGAGTGCTTGAAGGAACTTTACAAGGCCACGGAAATTAATCCTACTTTCTCTAAGGCTCATGCTGACCTCAGTTTAATCTATTACGACCTTGAAAAGTACGAAGATGCAGAGGAAGAAATAAAAAAGGCAATCGAATTGGAACCCGAAAACGCGGTATACCACGCAATACTAAGTAATATCTATTTTAAATTGGGAAAATACCAAGAAGCGCAAAGGGAAACAGACACCATCCTAAAACTCATTAAACCTGATGAGAATTCGGAAAGGTCAAATTGATTCGCTTGTCTTAGAAATCTTAGAAAGAACCCAAGGTGAGAGATTTTTAGAAATTACCGAAGTTGAGCAAGGAAAAGGATTTCATCTAATAAAGTTCATAGTCGATATTCCCTTTTCTTCAGCTAATTATGAGGTTGACTTCCGTAGTTTGGAAAATCATGGAAAAACCATACAAAAGTTCAAAATGCTCGAAGAACTACACAGGTCATCTTACAAAAACCTCGCTATTTTTGATATAGAAACGGGCGGCCTTTCTCCCGATGGGCAAATTTTCCTTGCCGGTTTTCTCATTCCCGAAAAGGAAAAGGCGATCGCTGTTCAATTTATTGCAAGGACTTTAAAAAAGGAAAAAACGCTCCTCAAATGGGTTATAGAGCATTTCGAAAAATATAAAATTCTAACCTTTAACGGAACTACTTTTGATCTCCCCTTCGTAAAAAGACGTTGTGAGCTTCACAATCTGGAATACATAGAGCCCAAATTTCACCTCGACATTCTTTTACTCGCAAGGTACATATGGAAAGACTCCTATGGGTCAAAAAAGCTTTCCGTGCTTGAAAATAACCTTATGGAAATCTACAGAGAATTCGATGTCCCATCGGGTCTTTTGCCCTCCCTAATAAAACTTTATAAGAACAGGAGAGACGAAAAATATTTAAAAATCATATCGAGGCATAACCTTTATGATTTGATTACCACCTTTAAACTGCTGTTCAAAATAAGAAAAAGTCTTTTCTTGAATAGCTAAGCAAACAACGAAGATAATGGTCTATAATTTAAAACATGGAAAACTTCAAGTTTTATAACTTGGAATTGCCGGGAGTGGTTCTTATTGAACCAAAAGCCTTCCAAGACCACCGTGGGTACTTTATGGAAATCTTCAAGGAAAACATATATTACGATATCCTCGGTGTACATTTCGTGCAAGATAATCTCTCCTTTTCTAAAAAAGGAGTTCTACGGGGGCTCCATTTTCAAAAAAGGCCATCCGCTCAGGCAAAACTCGTCCAAGTGGTTCATGGTGAAATCTTTGATGTAGCAGTGGACATTAGAAAGGGATCTCCAACCTTCGGTAAGTGGATAGGAGTCATTTTATCCAGTACAAATAGATTACAGCTCTTCATACCAGAAGGTTTCGCTCACGGATTTTGCGCTCTTAGTGAAACAGCAACAGTATTATATAAGACCTCCGCTTTTTACGACAGAGAGAACGAAAGAGGTATAATTTGGAATGATCCTGAAATAGGGATAGATTGGCCTATTAAAGACCCAATTCTGTCAGAAAAAGACAGCAAACTACCTCCACTTGCAAATGCGGATATAGACTTTTATTATTACGAAAAATGAAATTCCTTGTCTTTGGCTCAAAGGGACAGCTGGGAAAAGAACTTATAAAAAATCTAATGGAAAGAAACTTTGAGGTTTCTGGATTTTCTCATGAAGAGATCGACATTACCGATTATGTTAAAGTTGAAGAAACCATAAGGGTTTTTAAACCTGACGTAATTATCAATGCCACCGCTTACAACAAGGTAGATAAGGCCGAAGAGGAACCCGAAATAGCCTTCCAAGTAAATGCTTTTGCCGTAAAAAATCTTGCAGAACTTGCTAACAAATATTCTTCAATATTGGTTCATTTCAGCACAGATTACGTTTTTGACGGCAAGAAAGGGGCTCCATATACTACAATAGATCTCCCAAATCCGATAAATACATATGGAAAAAGTAAATTGCAAGGTGAAATCTTTGTTCAAGAGATTGCAAAGAGATACTTTCTCATAAGAGTAAGTTGGGTTTTCGGATTCGGAAAGACAAACTTTCCGCTTAAGTTAATTGAAATGGCGTCGCAAAATAAAGTCATAAAGGTGGCAACAGATCAAGTCAATTCTCCCACATACACCATTGACTCCGCAAAAGGCATCATAGAACTGATTTTAAAAGGTAAATTCGGTTTATACCATGTGGCTAATAGTGGCTATTGTTCAAGGTACGAATGGGCGGAAGCGATTCTCAAAAACTGGGGATGGGAAGGCGAGCTACTTCCTGCAAAGACTGAAGATTTCCCTTCACTTGCAAAAAGACCACTTTTTACAGCACTTGACACTTCAAAGTTTACTGAGGAAACCGGTTTCATCATGCCAGATTGGAGAGATGCTGTCAAACGATTTATAAAAAAACTTCGAGAAATAAAAAATGTTTCATGACTTCGATACTTTAAAAATTATTGAAAGAGAGAATCCTCTTTTTGATGAAGAACGATCCAAATATAAAAATTCAATTTCGAAGGAAGTAGAAAAAGCTTCCTTTATGATAATCGGTGGGGGAGGAAGTATTGGCAGGAGCGTGGTAAAAGAGTTAGTTCAATTGAAAGCAAAGAAAATACATGTAGTCGATATAAATGAAAACAACCTTGCTGAGCTTGTAAGGGAAATAAGAAGTTCTAACGTCAATTTTGGGGGAGAACTCAAAACCTACGTTCTCGATGTGGGTTCAACTGAATTTCATCACTTCTTTATGAACCAATCCCCATACGATTTTGTTCTCAACCTTTCTGCGCTAAAACACGTGCGTAGTGAAAAAGATCCATACACGCTTATGAGAATGATAAGAGTAAACATCCTTAATGTCGAACTTCTAATGGAACTTCTGCTTCAAAAAGGTATCAGGCGATTCTTCTCAGTCTCCACCGATAAGGCAGTAAAGCCTGCCAGTTTAATGGGAGCCTCAAAGAGAGTAATGGAACTATTACTTATTTCAAAAAAAGACGATCTACACGTATCATCTGCCCGCTTTGTCAACGTTGCATTCTCCGAAGGAAGCCTTCTGTGGAGTTTCTTGAAAAGGATTGAAAAAAATCAGCCCATTTCTGTCCCCCGCAAAATAAAGAGATATTTTATCACCCTCGAGGAATCTGCTTTCCTGTGCATTTTCACTACACTCTTTGCAAATTCTGGTGAGATTTTTACCATGAAACTGGAAAAACTTAAACCTGTTACTCTCGTTGATATTGCTGTAAATCTCCTCTCCCATTATGGATTTGAACCATTCTTCACAGAAGACGAAAGGGAAGCAAAATTCAGACTTAGTGAATTAGTAAAAGCAAAGATGTGGCCTGTCTACCTATCACCACCAGATACGACGGGAGAAAAGGAAATAGAAGAGCTCTATTCGGCGACTGAAAAGATAGACAGTAAAAGATTTGAAAACCTTATAGTCGTACTTCCGGAAGATACACAAGCGTATACTAAATCATCCCAAATAATTGAAGGGCTGAAAAGGTTGCTGGAGAATAAAAATTGGTCAAGAGACGATATCAAAAATCTTTTTCAACTACATCTGCCTGAATTCAATCACATTGACACTGGAAAATACCTTGACGACAGGATGTAAATCAAATAACACCAAGGTGTTCAAGAAGAATCCTTAGGCCAATTAAAATTAAAATAACTCCTCCTATTGCCTGAGAATACTTTATTTTACTTGCAAGTCTTGAAAATCTTGCCCCAAGTGCAACCCCCGTAAAGCTTATAATAAAGGTGAGGAGAAAAACAAGTAAAGCAAACATGACAAGAGCCTTGAAGAGAATGGAAGTTACAAGCCCAATTGCAAGAGCATCTATGCTTACAGCCATAGCTACGCCAATTAAAGTCTTAAAGTCGTCGGAAAACCCCTCTTTTTCCTTTTCTCGCTGAAATTCTTCAATTATCATATGAACACCTATTGCAAGCAGTATTATAAAAGCAACCCAGTGGTCAAAGGAAGCAATCCAAGTAGCTGAAACTTTTCCACTTAAAAAACCAACAAGGAAAAATAGAGCTTGGACAGTCCCAAAAGCTAAGCCAATCTGAAAAAATTTTCTAAAATTTCGCGATTTTATAAGGAAACCTTCCGTTACCGATGATGCAAAACAATCGAGATTAATAGAAAGAATGAGTAGCAAAAAGTATAGGATTTCTTTCATTTAGCAGTTAAGGCCTCTTGCAGAGAATCCACCACATAAGAAACTTCGCTCTCCGCAAGATCTCCATAAAAGGGCAAGGACAATAAACGTTTTGCAATACTCTTTGCGACATGCAATTCAGAGGGTTCGATAACTTTACAGTTTTCACAGTAGAGCATAAGGTCAGTAAATAATGGATAAAACACTTTGGAAGGTATACCTGCCTCCATTAAACGCTTAATGATGCCATCTCTATCCACTTTCTCAGGTAGAATAACAACGATACTGTACCAGGAAACCTCTGAATCAATAGGCGCCTCCACAATTTTTACCTCCTCCACTCCCTTGAATTCCTTCCTGTAAAACTCGTAAACCCTTTCTCTCTTACTCAAGATTTCAGAAACCCTCATCATCTGTCCAAGCCCAATGGCACTGGAAACCTCGTCCAGATTGTAATTATACCCACTCAAAATCGGTTGATATTTCACATACTCGATAGGTACTCCATAATAGCGAAGACTTTCACCCATTTTGTAATGCTTCTCACTCTTAAAAGCAACACCACCACCTTCCCCTACATTAATCGCACCATATCTTGCAAAGCTAAAAACACCAACATCTCCTACCACGCCAGTAAGGACATCTCCATCTGAAAACTTAAA is a window from the bacterium genome containing:
- a CDS encoding tetratricopeptide repeat protein — its product is MANLNYELAKELHQHGKLVEAKIYFHKALEEDPHSPIILRDFAILLIDLEEYVNAIKYLDQAIQLSEDPFCNYYRGIALYRLGNLEEAEKELLRVKDTLKGAMNVSADLGDLYYDMENFEKAIEFYKEAVEFEPFDPIILNNLALSYFQNEQIDLAIETIKKAIELNPMEAEYYDNLAMMLYEKGEVEECLKELYKATEINPTFSKAHADLSLIYYDLEKYEDAEEEIKKAIELEPENAVYHAILSNIYFKLGKYQEAQRETDTILKLIKPDENSERSN
- a CDS encoding polysaccharide biosynthesis protein, with product MFHDFDTLKIIERENPLFDEERSKYKNSISKEVEKASFMIIGGGGSIGRSVVKELVQLKAKKIHVVDINENNLAELVREIRSSNVNFGGELKTYVLDVGSTEFHHFFMNQSPYDFVLNLSALKHVRSEKDPYTLMRMIRVNILNVELLMELLLQKGIRRFFSVSTDKAVKPASLMGASKRVMELLLISKKDDLHVSSARFVNVAFSEGSLLWSFLKRIEKNQPISVPRKIKRYFITLEESAFLCIFTTLFANSGEIFTMKLEKLKPVTLVDIAVNLLSHYGFEPFFTEDEREAKFRLSELVKAKMWPVYLSPPDTTGEKEIEELYSATEKIDSKRFENLIVVLPEDTQAYTKSSQIIEGLKRLLENKNWSRDDIKNLFQLHLPEFNHIDTGKYLDDRM
- the rfbD gene encoding dTDP-4-dehydrorhamnose reductase; the protein is MKFLVFGSKGQLGKELIKNLMERNFEVSGFSHEEIDITDYVKVEETIRVFKPDVIINATAYNKVDKAEEEPEIAFQVNAFAVKNLAELANKYSSILVHFSTDYVFDGKKGAPYTTIDLPNPINTYGKSKLQGEIFVQEIAKRYFLIRVSWVFGFGKTNFPLKLIEMASQNKVIKVATDQVNSPTYTIDSAKGIIELILKGKFGLYHVANSGYCSRYEWAEAILKNWGWEGELLPAKTEDFPSLAKRPLFTALDTSKFTEETGFIMPDWRDAVKRFIKKLREIKNVS
- a CDS encoding DegT/DnrJ/EryC1/StrS aminotransferase family protein, with amino-acid sequence MERVSFYKADITELEKNLVENVLESKILTAGPFIWRFQEEVRKYLKARYFLATSSGFSALHIAIRVLGWGVGDEVILSPLVHVGVPNTLCSEGVGIQPVDVEKDRLTLDPEKVREFIAKNYEPKNGKLKNKLTGKVLRGIILYHLYGIPCNIKEFLKLKEEFELELLEVCWESFGSSFKFSDGDVLTGVVGDVGVFSFARYGAINVGEGGGVAFKSEKHYKMGESLRYYGVPIEYVKYQPILSGYNYNLDEVSSAIGLGQMMRVSEILSKRERVYEFYRKEFKGVEEVKIVEAPIDSEVSWYSIVVILPEKVDRDGIIKRLMEAGIPSKVFYPLFTDLMLYCENCKVIEPSELHVAKSIAKRLLSLPFYGDLAESEVSYVVDSLQEALTAK
- a CDS encoding copper oxidase — encoded protein: PTGTEPRRKVYIFGFVGGLFKVQPLAFGVPTGPPTIVNPQFDITVPANLDALRGKAVIPSPRIDMEIGDELYITLVNLGLYLTTPPILDVHTYHLL
- a CDS encoding manganese efflux pump: MKEILYFLLLILSINLDCFASSVTEGFLIKSRNFRKFFQIGLAFGTVQALFFLVGFLSGKVSATWIASFDHWVAFIILLAIGVHMIIEEFQREKEKEGFSDDFKTLIGVAMAVSIDALAIGLVTSILFKALVMFALLVFLLTFIISFTGVALGARFSRLASKIKYSQAIGGVILILIGLRILLEHLGVI
- a CDS encoding ferritin, with protein sequence MLSKNLEEALNKQVNEELFSAYLYLSMAVYFADKNLMGFYHWLYVQYHEELEHAEKFIHYIIERGGRVKLSQIKEPQFEWKDPVDAFKAVLEHERYITSRINELVDLAEKEKDRATFSMLQWFVNEQVEEEANASEILAKLEMVGDSKNGLLMIDRELAQREDKE
- a CDS encoding ribonuclease H-like domain-containing protein, whose translation is MRIRKGQIDSLVLEILERTQGERFLEITEVEQGKGFHLIKFIVDIPFSSANYEVDFRSLENHGKTIQKFKMLEELHRSSYKNLAIFDIETGGLSPDGQIFLAGFLIPEKEKAIAVQFIARTLKKEKTLLKWVIEHFEKYKILTFNGTTFDLPFVKRRCELHNLEYIEPKFHLDILLLARYIWKDSYGSKKLSVLENNLMEIYREFDVPSGLLPSLIKLYKNRRDEKYLKIISRHNLYDLITTFKLLFKIRKSLFLNS
- the rfbC gene encoding dTDP-4-dehydrorhamnose 3,5-epimerase, yielding MENFKFYNLELPGVVLIEPKAFQDHRGYFMEIFKENIYYDILGVHFVQDNLSFSKKGVLRGLHFQKRPSAQAKLVQVVHGEIFDVAVDIRKGSPTFGKWIGVILSSTNRLQLFIPEGFAHGFCALSETATVLYKTSAFYDRENERGIIWNDPEIGIDWPIKDPILSEKDSKLPPLANADIDFYYYEK